One part of the Arabidopsis thaliana chromosome 4, partial sequence genome encodes these proteins:
- the WRKY41 gene encoding WRKY family transcription factor (WRKY41; FUNCTIONS IN: sequence-specific DNA binding transcription factor activity; INVOLVED IN: regulation of transcription, DNA-dependent, regulation of transcription; CONTAINS InterPro DOMAIN/s: DNA-binding WRKY (InterPro:IPR003657); BEST Arabidopsis thaliana protein match is: WRKY family transcription factor (TAIR:AT4G23810.1); Has 3140 Blast hits to 2706 proteins in 123 species: Archae - 0; Bacteria - 0; Metazoa - 0; Fungi - 0; Plants - 3129; Viruses - 0; Other Eukaryotes - 11 (source: NCBI BLink).) encodes MEMMNWERRSLLNELIHGLKAAKQLQAILMLNGSTTQHNPTIELAPDPLAHPGKVPGSPASITGNPRSEEFFNVRSKEFNLSSKKRKMLPKWTEQVRISPERGLEGPHDDIFSWRKYGQKDILGAKFPRSYYRCTFRNTQYCWATKQVQRSDGDPTIFEVTYRGTHTCSQGIPLPEKRETKPKHTVAVNYQNLRASLTVRTGGLGSEAFSFPVTSPLYTYESINGGGTFYHHVGSSGPSDFTGLISTNTSTGSSPIFDVNFQFDPTAEINTGFPTFFHNSI; translated from the exons ATGGAAATGATGAATTGGGAGCGGAGGAGTTTGCTAAACGAGCTAATTCATGGACTAAAAGCGGCCAAGCAGCTTCAGG CTATTTTGATGCTCAACGGATCCACCACACAACACAATCCAACGATAGAGCTTGCGCCTGATCCCCTAGCTCATCCCGGAAAGGTTCCAGGATCTCCAGCATCGATCACCGGAAATCCGAGAAGCGAAGAGTTTTTCAATGTAAGATCGAAAGAATTCAACTTAAGTTCTAAAAAGAG GAAGATGTTGCCAAAGTGGACAGAGCAAGTGAGAATTAGCCCAGAGAGAGGCTTAGAAGGACCTCATGACGATATCTTCAGCTGGAGAAAATATGGCCAGAAAGACATTTTGGGCGCCAAATTCCCAAG GAGTTATTACAGATGCACATTTCGTAACACACAGTACTGTTGGGCTACGAAACAAGTCCAAAGATCGGACGGTGATCCAACGATCTTCGAAGTAACATACAGAGGAACACACACTTGTTCACAGGGGATCCCACTTCCAGAGAAAcgagaaaccaaaccaaaacacacaGTAGCAGTAAATTACCAGAATCTCAGGGCCAGTCTTACCGTACGTACCGGCGGACTTGGAAGCGAAGCTTTCTCATTCCCCGTCACGTCGCCGTTATACACTTACGAGTCCATCAACGGTGGTGGAACGTTTTACCACCACGTGGGAAGTTCTGGTCCGTCGGATTTCACTGGATTGATCTCAACAAATACTTCCACAGGAAGTTCTCCAATCTTCGACgttaattttcaatttgatcCAACGGCTGAGATTAACACAGGCTTCCCCACTTTTTTCCACAATTCGATTTAA
- the TBL23 gene encoding TRICHOME BIREFRINGENCE-LIKE 23 (TRICHOME BIREFRINGENCE-LIKE 23 (TBL23); INVOLVED IN: biological_process unknown; LOCATED IN: endomembrane system; EXPRESSED IN: 17 plant structures; EXPRESSED DURING: 9 growth stages; CONTAINS InterPro DOMAIN/s: Protein of unknown function DUF231, plant (InterPro:IPR004253); BEST Arabidopsis thaliana protein match is: TRICHOME BIREFRINGENCE-LIKE 24 (TAIR:AT4G23790.1); Has 1807 Blast hits to 1807 proteins in 277 species: Archae - 0; Bacteria - 0; Metazoa - 736; Fungi - 347; Plants - 385; Viruses - 0; Other Eukaryotes - 339 (source: NCBI BLink).) has protein sequence MKLKWESISNLQQNTYLIKLVAATLITCLAFRFFVFRFGQFSPVQVSVTGNSNSQISPTSVILSDNEDQIPVDIEVEKCDLFTGKWIKDPLGPIYTNESCGIVVDAHQNCITNGRPDSGFLNWKWKPNDCSLPRFDSLRFLQLMRNKSWAIIGDSIARNHVESLLCMLSTVEKPVEVYHDENYRSKRWHFPSYNFTVSNIWSPFLVQADIFEDSNGVSSAAVQLHLDKLDNTWTDLFPSLDYAIISSGEWFLKTAVYHENANPVGCHGCPESSNMTDLGFDYAYNTSLRHVMDFIAKSKTKGMIFFRTSIPDHFEDGEWHNGGTCKKTEPVGEEAVEMKVLNKILRDVEINQFERVVTEMGQESENLKLLDFAGMLLTRPDGHPGPYREFRPFDKDKNATVQNDCLHWCLPGPIDHLNDVILEIIVNGRTGK, from the exons atgaagctaAAATGGGAATCAATCTCTAATCTTCAACAAAACACATATCTCATAAAACTCGTCGCTGCAACACTTATAACTTGTCTCGCTTTTCGTTTCTTCGTCTTCCGCTTCGGCCAATTTTCCCCAGTTCAAGTGTCGGTGACCGGAAACTCCAATTCCCAGATTTCTCCGACGTCTGTTATCTTATCGGATAACGAAGATCAAATTCCCGTCG ATATTGAGGTGGAGAAGTGTGATCTATTTACTGGGAAATGGATTAAAGATCCTTTGGGACCAATCTACACGAATGAGTCATGTGGTATCGTTGTAGATGCTCACCAGAATTGCATCACTAATGGTCGACCTGATTCTGGTTTTCTCAATTGGAAATGGAAGCCTAATGACTGTTCCTTGCCTCGGTTTGATTCTCTGAGATTTCTGCAGCTTATGAGGAATAAATCTTGGGCTATAATCGGTGACTCCATTGCTCGTAACCATGTCGAGTCTTTGCTTTGTATGCTATCTACA GTTGAAAAACCTGTTGAAGTGTATCACGATGAGAACTATAGATCGAAGCGTTGGCATTTTCCTTCGTATAACTTTACGGTATCCAACATTTGGTCACCTTTTCTTGTTCAAGCTGATATCTTTGAAGACTCAAATGGTGTCTCATCAGCTGCAGTTCAGCTTCATCTAGATAAACTCGACAATACATGGACTGATCTATTCCCGAGCCTTGACTATGCGATCATCTCTTCAGGGGAATGGTTCTTGAAAACTGCGGTATACCACGAGAATGCTAATCCCGTTGGATGCCATGGCTGCCCGGAGAGTTCGAACATGACGGATTTAGGATTCGACTATGCTTACAATACGTCGTTGCGCCATGTTATGGACTTCATAGcgaaatctaaaactaaagGCATGATCTTTTTCCGGACTTCGATACCTGATCATTTTGAAGATGGGGAATGGCATAACGGTGGGACTTGTAAGAAAACAGAACCGGTGGGTGAAGAGGCAGTCGAGATGAAAGTTCTGAACAAGATATTGAGAGATGTTGAGATTAATCAATTCGAGAGAGTGGTTACGGAGATGGGTCAGGAGAGTGAGAATCTAAAGCTTCTGGATTTTGCTGGCATGTTGCTGACTCGACCCGATGGTCATCCGGGTCCATATAGAGAGTTTAGGCCGTTTGATAAAGATAAGAACGCTACGGTACAGAACGATTGTCTGCATTGGTGCTTGCCTGGTCCGATTGATCACTTGAACGATGTCATATTGGAGATCATAGTGAATGGTCGAACCGGTAAATAA
- the 3xHMG-box1 gene encoding HMG (high mobility group) box protein (HMG (high mobility group) box protein; FUNCTIONS IN: sequence-specific DNA binding transcription factor activity; LOCATED IN: nucleus, chloroplast; EXPRESSED IN: 19 plant structures; EXPRESSED DURING: 13 growth stages; CONTAINS InterPro DOMAIN/s: High mobility group, superfamily (InterPro:IPR009071), High mobility group, HMG1/HMG2 (InterPro:IPR000910); BEST Arabidopsis thaliana protein match is: HMG (high mobility group) box protein (TAIR:AT4G23800.2); Has 1807 Blast hits to 1807 proteins in 277 species: Archae - 0; Bacteria - 0; Metazoa - 736; Fungi - 347; Plants - 385; Viruses - 0; Other Eukaryotes - 339 (source: NCBI BLink).) — MSTVSSDPAHAKKSRNSRKALKQKNEIVESSPVSDKGKETKSFEKDLMEMQAMLEKMKIEKEKTEDLLKEKDEILRKKEVEQEKLKTELKKLQKMKEFKPNMTFAFSQSLAQTEEEKKGKKKKKDCAETKRPSTPYILWCKDNWNEVKKQNPEADFKETSNILGAKWKGISAEEKKPYEEKYQADKEAYLQVITKEKREREAMKLLDDEQKQKTAMELLDQYLHFVQEAEHDNKKKAKKIKDPLKPKQPISAYLIYANERRAALKGENKSVIEVAKMAGEEWKNLSEEKKAPYDQMAKKNKEIYLQEMEGYKRTKEEEAMSQKKEEEEFMKLHKQEALQLLKKKEKTDNIIKKTKETAKNKKKNENVDPNKPKKPTSSYFLFCKDARKSVLEEHPGINNSTVTAHISLKWMELGEEEKQVYNSKAAELMEAYKKEVEEYNKTKTSS, encoded by the exons ATGTCGACAGTTTCTTCAGATCCTGCTCATGCGAAGAAATCGAGAAACAGTAGAAAAGCGTTAAAGCAAAAGAATGAGATCGTCGAGTCATCACCGGTCTCAGACAAGGGGAAAGAAACGAAGTCGTTTGAGAAAGATCTGATGGAGATGCAAGCGAtgttggagaagatgaagatcgAGAAGGAGAAAACTGAGGATTTGTTGAAGGAGAAGGACGAGATcttgaggaagaaggaagTTGAACAGGAAAAACTTAAGACGGAGCTGAAGAAACTGCAGAAGATGAAGGAATTCAAGCCTAACATG ACTTTTGCTTTTAGTCAATCTTTGGCAcaaactgaagaagaaaagaagggaaagaagaagaagaaggattgtGCTGAAACAAAGAGACCATCAACACCATATATTTTGTGGTGTAAGGATAATTGGAACGAAGTGAAGAAACAGAATCCTGAAGCTGATTTCAAGGAGACTTCGAACATTCTGGGTGCTAAGTGGAAGGGGATTAGTGCTGAAGAGAAGAAGCCTTATGAGGAGAAGTATCAGGCGGATAAGGAAGCTTATCTTCAGGTTATTACAAAGGAGAAGCGTGAGAGGGAAGCAATGAAGCTTCTTGATGATGAGCAGAAGCAGAAAACTGCAATGGAATTGCTTGATCAGTATCTTCACTTTGTTCAGGAAGCTGAACAtgacaacaagaaaaaggcCAA GAAGATAAAGGATCCCCTGAAGCCTAAACAACCAATATCTGCTTACCTGATCTATGCAAACGAGAGGAGAGCTGCtttaaaaggagaaaacaaaagcgTTATTGAG GTCGCTAAGATGGCTGGAGAAGAGTGGAAGAACTTGTCGGAAGAAAAAAAGGCTCCTTATGATCAG ATGGCGAAAAAGAACAAGGAGATATATCTGCAAGAAATGGAAGGATATAAaagaacaaaggaagaagaagcaatgagccagaagaaagaagaagaagaattcatGAAACTCCATAAACAAGAAGCTCTCCAACTTctcaagaagaaggagaaaaccGACAATATCATAAAG AAGACGAAAGAGACGgcgaagaacaagaaaaagaacgAGAATGTTGATCCTAACAAACCCAAAAAGCCTACTTCTTCATACTTTCTCTTCTG CAAAGACGCAAGAAAGAGTGTGTTAGAAGAACATCCTGGGATCAACAACTCAACTGTTACTGCTCACATTTCATTGAAATGGATG GAACTTGGTGAAGAGGAGAAACAAGTTTACAATAGCAAAGCTGCTGAGTTAATGGAAGCTTACAAGAAAGAAGTGGAAGAGTACAATAAGACCAAGACTTCGTcgtag
- the MTSSB gene encoding mitochondrially targeted single-stranded DNA binding protein (mitochondrially targeted single-stranded DNA binding protein (MTSSB); FUNCTIONS IN: single-stranded DNA binding; CONTAINS InterPro DOMAIN/s: Nucleic acid-binding, OB-fold (InterPro:IPR012340), Nucleic acid-binding, OB-fold-like (InterPro:IPR016027), Primosome PriB/single-strand DNA-binding (InterPro:IPR000424); BEST Arabidopsis thaliana protein match is: Nucleic acid-binding, OB-fold-like protein (TAIR:AT3G18580.1); Has 3842 Blast hits to 3842 proteins in 1060 species: Archae - 0; Bacteria - 2446; Metazoa - 112; Fungi - 0; Plants - 68; Viruses - 25; Other Eukaryotes - 1191 (source: NCBI BLink).) has translation MNSLAIRVSKVLRSSSISPLAISAERGSKSWFSTGPIDEGVEEDFEENVTERPELQPHGVDPRKGWGFRGVHRAIICGKVGQAPLQKILRNGRTVTIFTVGTGGMFDQRLVGATNQPKPAQWHRIAVHNEVLGSYAVQKLAKNSSVYVEGDIETRVYNDSISSEVKSIPEICVRRDGKIRMIKYGESISKISFDELKEGLI, from the exons ATGAACTCACTCGCCATTAGAGTCTCCAAGGTTCTCAGATCCTCTTCAATATCTCCTTTAG CAATAAGTGCTGAGAGAGGCTCTAAGTCGTGGTTCTCTACTGGTCCTATCGATGAAGGTgtagaagaagattttgaagaaaatgttaCAGAAAGGCCTGAGCTTCAACCTCATGGAGTTGATCCTCGTAAAGGTTGGGGATTTCGCGGTGTTCATAGG GCGATTATTTGTGGGAAAGTAGGGCAAGCACCGTTACAGAAGATCTTAAGGAACGGGCGGACAGTAACGATCTTTACAGTAGGAACAGGTGGGATGTTTGATCAGAGGCTTGTAGGAGCTACTAATCAGCCAAAACCAGCTCAGTGGCATAGAATCGCTGTGCACAACGAAGTGCTTGGCTCTTACGCTGTCCAAAAACTCGCTAAAAA CTCGTCGGTTTATGTGGAAGGTGATATTGAGACTAGAGTGTATAATGATAGCATCAGCAGTGAAGTGAAGAGTATCCCTGAGATTTGCGTTCGTCGTGATG GTAAGATTCGGATGATCAAATATGGTGAAAGCATTAGCAAAATCTCTTTTGATGAGCTAA AAGAAGGATTGATTTAG
- the WRKY41 gene encoding WRKY family transcription factor (WRKY41; FUNCTIONS IN: sequence-specific DNA binding transcription factor activity; INVOLVED IN: regulation of transcription, DNA-dependent, regulation of transcription; CONTAINS InterPro DOMAIN/s: DNA-binding WRKY (InterPro:IPR003657); BEST Arabidopsis thaliana protein match is: WRKY family transcription factor (TAIR:AT4G23810.1); Has 1807 Blast hits to 1807 proteins in 277 species: Archae - 0; Bacteria - 0; Metazoa - 736; Fungi - 347; Plants - 385; Viruses - 0; Other Eukaryotes - 339 (source: NCBI BLink).), producing MEMMNWERRSLLNELIHGLKAAKQLQGSSSPSLSASSSYLTTEIKENLLHNIVSSFKKAILMLNGSTTQHNPTIELAPDPLAHPGKVPGSPASITGNPRSEEFFNVRSKEFNLSSKKRKMLPKWTEQVRISPERGLEGPHDDIFSWRKYGQKDILGAKFPRSYYRCTFRNTQYCWATKQVQRSDGDPTIFEVTYRGTHTCSQGIPLPEKRETKPKHTVAVNYQNLRASLTVRTGGLGSEAFSFPVTSPLYTYESINGGGTFYHHVGSSGPSDFTGLISTNTSTGSSPIFDVNFQFDPTAEINTGFPTFFHNSI from the exons ATGGAAATGATGAATTGGGAGCGGAGGAGTTTGCTAAACGAGCTAATTCATGGACTAAAAGCGGCCAAGCAGCTTCAGGGTTCGTCTTCTCCATCGTtgtcagcttcttcttcatatttgaCGACGGAGATAAAGGAGAATCTCTTACATAACATAGTTTCTTCCTTCAAAAAAGCTATTTTGATGCTCAACGGATCCACCACACAACACAATCCAACGATAGAGCTTGCGCCTGATCCCCTAGCTCATCCCGGAAAGGTTCCAGGATCTCCAGCATCGATCACCGGAAATCCGAGAAGCGAAGAGTTTTTCAATGTAAGATCGAAAGAATTCAACTTAAGTTCTAAAAAGAG GAAGATGTTGCCAAAGTGGACAGAGCAAGTGAGAATTAGCCCAGAGAGAGGCTTAGAAGGACCTCATGACGATATCTTCAGCTGGAGAAAATATGGCCAGAAAGACATTTTGGGCGCCAAATTCCCAAG GAGTTATTACAGATGCACATTTCGTAACACACAGTACTGTTGGGCTACGAAACAAGTCCAAAGATCGGACGGTGATCCAACGATCTTCGAAGTAACATACAGAGGAACACACACTTGTTCACAGGGGATCCCACTTCCAGAGAAAcgagaaaccaaaccaaaacacacaGTAGCAGTAAATTACCAGAATCTCAGGGCCAGTCTTACCGTACGTACCGGCGGACTTGGAAGCGAAGCTTTCTCATTCCCCGTCACGTCGCCGTTATACACTTACGAGTCCATCAACGGTGGTGGAACGTTTTACCACCACGTGGGAAGTTCTGGTCCGTCGGATTTCACTGGATTGATCTCAACAAATACTTCCACAGGAAGTTCTCCAATCTTCGACgttaattttcaatttgatcCAACGGCTGAGATTAACACAGGCTTCCCCACTTTTTTCCACAATTCGATTTAA